One segment of Cottoperca gobio chromosome 24, fCotGob3.1, whole genome shotgun sequence DNA contains the following:
- the LOC115003592 gene encoding protein SOGA3-like: MKPAAGGAADPPPSSTSSADNSAGRRRGQHRAPLPATAQEGATKRAPRHQGRCRSPLPAGRTRNIGVRDNLRSADGRERDPERRGGAAVHPDGAEADLVRANRADAFGEDPTDSSASARRSVLLLPCLKGDSSQRVLPGKASFSFPVTEKEKKPGEGGGRSGERSDASVGCGAGLAGLGLWKGGCLQAELIQFHLKKRLRRSGARMQTKTDNMWTEEAAVGEPEPAAEATEAGSVTQQDQAFEDEVERLLDENDDLKCEIEEMRTEMDEMRDTFYEEDTCQLQEMRRELERANKNCRILQYRLRKAERKKLRYAQTGEIDEELLRSLEQDLKVAKDVSVRLHHELEKVEEKRTKTEEENEKLRQKLIEVEVTKQALQNEVDKTKESQKRRGSKDTQKTDRKSAQTPTEEDNDDLKCQLAFIKEEAVLMRKKTAKIDKEKDRLEQELQKYRSFYGELDSTHPKGEAGGPPTTRESELKLRLRLVEEEANILGRKIVELEVENRGLRAELDDIRGEGEGAGSDGCGAMGGSGSGRGLGEDLTELRQQLQLVEDEAELLRRNLADVEDQNKRVTTELNKLRFKAGTHEGGGRHGGGGGGIDGAKAEALQEELKAARLQINDLSGKVMQLQYENRVLLSNMQRYDLASHLSLRPSPRDSDAESDAGGATSGRRESDEDSTSSRLLPPHRKREGPVGGESDPDEVRNTNGSSRCLTPTRSLYTPTGPEGAASSALSRFLPIGRCSLIERQQMTDIRLEAERLVRTIDRLIADTATIISEARVFVSNGDLMFRRGGEDGGEEDGSRIREHELLYRINAQMKAFRKELQSFIDRLEVPRLEDRDTEEPLSMFQPIILLILILVLFSSLSYATIFKLVFLFTLFFVL, from the exons ATGAAGCCTGCCGCCGGTGGCGCTGCAGATCCTCCACCATCGTCAACATCATCAGCAGACAATAgcgcagggaggaggagggggcagcACCGGGCTCCCTTGCCGGCTACAGCCCAGGAAGGGGCAACCAAGCGAGCTCCGAGACACCAAGGCAGGTGCAGATCTCCTCTTCCCGCAGGAAGGACCAGAAACATCGGGGTGAGAGACAATTTGAGGTCCGCTGACGGAAGAGAGAGGGATCCCGAGCGGCGCGGCGGGGCAGCTGTTCACCCGGATGGTGCTGAAGCTGATCTAGTCAGAGCAAACAGGGCGGATGCTTTCGGGGAAGATCCGACAGATTCATCAGCATCGGCCCGCCGCTCCGTTTTACTCCTGCCCTGCCTCAAAGGCGACTCTTCTCAGCGTGTGTTACCCGGCAAAGCCTCGTTTTCCTTTCCcgtgacagagaaagagaagaaacccGGAGAGGGAGGCGGCCGGAGCGGAGAGAGAAGCGACGCGTCTGTAGGCTGCGGCGCGGGCCTCGCTGGTTTGGGTTTGTGGAAAGGGGGATGCTTACAGGCTGAACTCATACAGTTCCATCTGAAGAAGAGACTGAGAAGAAGCGGTGCGAGGATGCAAACCAAGACAGACAACATGTGGACAGAGGAGGCCGCTGTGGGAGAGCCGGAACCGGCTGCAGAGGCGACAGAGGCGGGGTCCGTGACACAGCAGGACCAGGCCTTTGAAGACGAGGTGGAGAGGCTGCTTGACGAAAATGATGATCTCAAG TGTGAAATTGAGGAGATGAGGACCGAGATGGACGAGATGCGGGACACATTCTACGAAGAAGACACGTGTCAGCTGCAGGAGATGAGGCGTGAGCTGGAGAGGGCCAATAAAAACTGCCGGATCCTGCAGTATCGTCTGAGGAAGGCTGAGAGGAAGAAGCTGCGCTACGCCCAGACGGGAGAGATCGATGAGGAGCTGCTCAGGAGTCTGGAGCAGGACCTGAAG GTAGCGAAGGATGTGTCTGTGAGGCTGCACCACGAGCTGgaaaaggtggaggagaagcGCAcgaagacagaagaggagaatgaGAAACTGAGACAGAAACTCATAGAGGTGGAAGTGACCAAACAAGCCCTGCAGAATGAAGTAGACAAAACCAAAGAG TCtcaaaagagaagaggaagcaaGGACACccagaagacagacaggaaatcaGCACAGACTCCTACAGAG GAGGACAACGATGACCTCAAGTGCCAGCTAGCTTTCATCAAAGAGGAAGCGGTGCTTATGAGAAAAAAGACGGCTAAGATTGACAAAGAGAAGGACCGTCTAGAGCAAGAGCTGCAGAAGTACCGCTCCTTCTATGGAGAGCTGGACAGCACCCATCCTAAAGGAGAGGCTGGGGGCCCGCCCACCACCCGTGAGTCAGAGCTGAAGCTCCGGCTCcggctggtggaggaggaggccaACATCCTGGGGAGGAAAATAGTGGAGTTGGAG GTTGAGAACCGTGGGCTGAGGGCCGAGCTCGACGACATCCGTGGTGAAGGAGAGGGTGCAGGAAGCGATGGGTGCGGAGCGATGGGTGGGTCGGGCTCAGGGCGAGGCCTTGGTGAGGATCTGACGGAGCTccggcagcagctgcagctggtgGAAGACGAGGCAGAGCTGCTGAGGAGGAACCTAGCTGATGTTGAAGATCAAAACAAGAGAGTGACCACTGAACTGAACAAGTTACGGTTCAAAGCCGGCACCCATGAGGGAGGCGGCAGGCAcgggggtggaggtggagggattgATGGAGCGAAGGCAGAAGCCCTGCAGGAGGAGTTAAAGGCAGCAAGGCTTCAGATTAATGACCTAAGTGGCAAG GTGATGCAGCTGCAGTACGAGAACCGTGTACTCCTCTCTAATATGCAGCGCTACGACCTGGCCTCCCACCTCTCCCTGCGTCCCAGCCCGCGTGACAGCGACGCAGAGAGTGATGCCGGCGGTGCGACAAGTGGTCGCCGTGAGAGTGACGAAGACTCCACCTCCTCCCGCCTCCTCCCACCGCACCGCAAACGCGAGGGCCCTGTAGGTGGGGAAAGTGATCCAGACGAGGTCAGAAACACTAACGGAAGCAGCCGTTGCCTGACGCCCACAAGGAGCCTCTACACCCCTACTGGGCCAGAGGGTGCCGCATCCTCCGCCTTGTCCCGCTTCTTGCCTATTGGCCGGTGCAGCCTGATCGAAAGGCAGCAAATGACTGACATCCGTTTGGAGGCGGAGAGGCTTGTTCGGACCATTGACCGGCTCATCGCTGACACGGCCACGATCATCTCAGAGGCGAGGGTCTTTGTTTCGAACGGTGACCTGATGttcaggagaggaggagaggatggcgGAGAGGAAGATGGAAGTAGGATCAGGGAACATGAGCTGCTGTATCGCATTAACGCCCAGATGAAGGCCTTCCGAAAAGAACTGCAGAGCTTCATAGACAGACTGGAAGTGCCGAGGCTCGAGGACAGAGATACAGAGGAGCCACTGTCG ATGTTCCAGCCTATCATTTTGCTCATCCTCATACTTGTGTTATTCTCATCCCTCTCTTACGCCACCATCTTTAAACTAGtctttctttttactcttttctttgttctgtGA
- the LOC115003755 gene encoding elongation of very long chain fatty acids protein 4-like: MEVVTHFVNDTVEFYKWGLTIADKRVESWPMMSSPVPTLAISCLYLLFLWAGPRYMQDRQPYTLRKTLIVYNFSMVVLNFYIAKELLLASRAAGYSYLCQPVNYSNDEYEVRIASALWWYYISKGVEFLDTVFFILRKKFTQVSFLHVYHHCTMFILWWIGMKWVPGGQSFFGATINSSIHVLMYGYYGLAALGPQMQKYLWWKKYLTIIQMIQFHVTIGHAGHSLYTGCPFPAWMQWALIGYAVTFIVLFANFYYHAYRRKPSSTQKGGKPVANGTSMVTNGHSKVEEVEDNGKRQRKGRAKRE, encoded by the exons ATGGAGGTTGTAACACATTTTGTGAATGACACTGTAGAATTTTACAAATGGGGCCTTACTATAGCAG ACAAGAGGGTGGAGAGCTGGCCGATGATGTCATCTCCCGTCCCCACTCTGGCCATCAGCTGCCTGTACTTGCTCTTCCTGTGGGCGGGGCCTAGATACATGCAGGACCGCCAGCCCTACACACTCAGGAAGACCCTCATAGTCTACAACTTCAGCATGGTGGTCCTCAACTTCTACATCGCCAAAGAG CTCCTACTAGCCTCTAGAGCAGCCGGGTACAGCTACCTCTGTCAGCCTGTCAACTACTCCAACGATGAGTATGAAGTCAGG ATAGCATCTGCGCTCTGGTGGTACTACATCTCCAAAGGAGTAGAATTCCTGGACACAGTGTTTTTCATCCTGAGGAAGAAGTTCACCCAGGTCAGCTTCCTCCACGTCTACCATCACTGCACCATGTTCATCCTCTGGTGGATCGGCATGAAATGGGTCCCCGGTGGACAAT CATTTTTTGGTGCGACCATCAACTCTTCCATCCACGTCCTCATGTACGGATACTATGGCCTGGCAGCTTTGGGACCTCAGATGCAGAAGTACCTCTGGTGGAAGAAATACCTCACCATTATTCAGATG ATCCAGTTCCACGTGACCATCGGCCACGCCGGCCACTCCCTCTACACAGGCTGTCCATTTCCCGCCTGGATGCAGTGGGCTCTGATTGGCTACGCCGTCACCTTCATCGTCCTCTTCGCCAACTTTTACTACCACGCGTACCGACGCAAACCTTCCTCCACGCAGAAGGGAGGCAAGCCCGTGGCGAACGGCACCTCTATGGTAACTAACGGTCATAGCAaagtggaggaagtggaggataACGGGAAGAGGCAAAGGAAAGGAAGAGCGAAAAGAGAGTAA